A stretch of DNA from Gottschalkia acidurici 9a:
TACCAAGAATAGCTGGAAGATGTAGTGTATTTGCTAAAACAGATATAATACATCATCAACAAGAAGGGGTTTCGGTTGAAGATATATTATTAGGGCTTTCATACTCTGTAATTAAGAACTATAAAGGAACTATTATAAAGAAACTACCAATTAAGAAACCTATATTATTTATTGGAGGTGTTGCGAGTAATACTAGTATTATAAGAGCATTAGAAGACGTACTTGTATTAGATGAAGATGAATTAATTGTACCAGAATACTTTAGTAATATAGCATCTTTAGGAGCATCTATAATAGCTAAAAAAGAAAACAAAAAGATAAGTATGGAACAAATAATAGAAAGTATAGAGAAATTAGATAAAGTTCAAATACAAGAACATATCAATACATTACCTAAGCTAAAACTATTTGGAGATGGTGATAGTGTAAACAAACATATATGTAAATCTCTAGATAACAGTGAAAATAAATTAGATTGTTTCTTAGGAGTAGATATAGGTTCAACTAGTACAAATTTAGTTCTTATAGATAGTAATAATGAAGTTCTATCATATAAATATTTAAGAACACTAGGTGATCCAGTTGAAGCAGTAAATAAAGGGCTGAAAGAATTAGAAAGTGAATTTAAAAATAAAATAAAAGTTGCGGGAGTAGGAACTACAGGTTCAGGAAGATATATGGTAGGAAAGCTTATAGGGGCAGACATTATAAAGGATGAAATAACTGCTCAAGGGAAAGCCGCAACTACTATAGATAAAAATGTAGACACTATATTTGAAATAGGTGGCCAAGATTCTAAATATATAAGCTGTAAAGATGGAGTAATAACAGATTTTGAAATGAATAAGATATGTGCTGCTGGAACAGGTTCATTCATAGAAGAACAAGCTAAGAAGCTTAACGTTCCTTTAAATGAGTTAAGCCAGTTATCACTTAAGAGTAATTCTGCTATAAATCTAGGAGAGAGATGTACAGTATTTATAGAAACAAATGTAGCTACTAGTCTAGCTAAAGGAGCAGAGATAGAAGATATAGTTTCAGGTCTTTGCTATTCGATAGTTAAAAATTACCTTAATAGAGTAGTAGGACAGAAAAAAATAGGAGAAAAAATATTCTTACAAGGAGGTATTGCTTATAATCAGGGGATAGTAAATGCATTTAGACAAACAATTGGTAAAGAAGTGATTGTTCCACCATTCTTCAGTGTGACAGGTGCTTTAGGGGTAGCTATTTTAGCTAAAGAACAAATGATGGATAGGAAAACTAGTTTTAGAGGATTTAAAATAGATAAAAACTACGATTGGATAAAAGAAAATACTAATAAAGAACTTAAAAAGAACGAGTCAAACATATATGAAGAAACAGAATTACTATATCTAAAAAACTATGATGGAATAATAGATGATAAGAAACAAACAGTAGGGATACCAAGAGTATTATTTTTACACAAACTATTCCCAATGTTTAATATATATTTTAAAACTCTAGGATTTAACGTAATACTTTCAGATCAAACTAATGAAAAAACAGTAGCTTTAAGTCAAGAAAATTCATTAGATGAAACTTGTTATCCAGTGAAATTGATAAATGGACACGTTGCAGAACTAATAAGTAAAAATGTAGACTATATATTTTTGCCAAGTCTTTATACTATGAAGCATGATGTATCAACTACTAGACAAGACTATGGATGTGCATATATGCAACAAGCACCCAAAATAGTTCAACAAACCATGAGACTTGAAGAAAGAGGAATTAAGCTATTGTCTCCAGTTCTATCATTCAACTTTGGCAAAAGATATATGATGAAAACATTATTAGATTTAGGGAAAAGTTTAGATAAAAAAACCATTCAAACTGCTAGAGCTATTCAAAAAGGAATGGTTGCATTAAAAACTTTTGAAAAAAGTGTTGAGAAAATAGGAGATAGAATAATCGAAAACTTAGAACCTGATGAAAAAGTTTTCGTAATAATTACTAGAGCTTATGGTGTAATAGATCCAGTGCTTAACATGGGAATAGCAGAAAAAATTATGAAAATGGGATATAAGGTGATAACATTATCAAACTTACCGGCACATGATCATGATACATCTAAAGAACATCCTAATATGTACTGGCCTTTCGGACAACATATATTGTCAGGTGCTCAAATTGTGAACAAGCATCCTAACCTATATGCTATATATCTAACGAATCATGGTTGTGGACCTGATACAATCTTAGCACACTACTTCAAAGAAGAGATGAAAGAAAAACCGTATTTAGCTATAGAGGTAGATGAACATTCTTCAAGTGTAGGAGTAATAACTAGAGTAGAGGCATTTATTAATAGTATAGGCACTGAAAAAGCTAGTAGTGAAAAGGCAAAGAGCTTAAAGGTTTATTCAGACATGGTAGCTCACAAAGAAGTTAATATGCATAATAACTTAAACAATATAAAAGAGGAAGACTTAGCTTTTATACCATATATGTATCCTTACTCTGATATTTTTAAAGAGATTTTAGTTAAAGAAGGTATAGATACTAAGATATTACCTATGACAGATGAAAAATCTATTGAGATAGGTAGAGAGTTTACTATAACTAAAGAGTACCTTTCACTTACAAGCATGTTAGGAGATGTATTTAAAAAAATAAGAGAATTAAATTCAAGTGAAAATATAAACTTCATAATTCCAACATCTGAAGGAACAGAAGCGAGTCGCCAATATAGTAGGCTAGTAAGAACAAAACTAGATGAAGAAGGATTTGAAAATATAAATGTGATATCTCCATTTATAGAAGATTTGATACTTGAAAGTGAAGAGAATTTAGAGAAGATATTCTTAGGATTTATAGCAGGAGATATAGTTAGATTATCAGATGTATCTAATAGAGAAATAGTATTAAAGAAAATATTAAGCTTAATAAATAATAACAAATTTAGTATAGAGAACTTAAAAGATATTTCAAAAGAAATATATCTAGATTTAAAAAGTGTAGAAATGAAAAAGAAAATCTTAGTAATAGGAGAGCCTATGATACTTTTTAATGATTTTTTAAGTAACTATACACTTAAGGATATTGAAGACCAGAAAAATAGAGTAGTATATGCACCAATGAGTGAATACATGTGGTTTGTATGGAAAGACTTTTTAAGTAACACTAAAGATAAAAAGGTTAAGTCGTTACAAAAAACTATAGAACAAAGATTAAATAAATTAAAATTATATATGAGTAATATATCGGATATGTTACTAGAAGAGACTTCATTTGAGAAAGATTTAGAAGAATTAGTATGTATAGCTGATGAAAATTTAAAGAAGTATTCAGGAGGAAACGGTAGATATAGACAAGCTAAAACTCTAGGAAATTTAAAGAATATAGATGGGATTTTAACGTTAGCATCTATGTATGAGAACACAAATACTATATTAAATATAATTGAAAAAGAAACTAATCAAGATAAATCAAAACCAATTCTAAACTTAACATTCGACGGAAATAAAAATAAGAGTGATGAAATGAAAGTAGAGTCTTTTATGTATTATATATAGACATAAGGAGTGATAAATTGGTTTTAGTAATGGATAGAGTATATAAAGACTATGGTGATATTAAAGTATTAAAAGACATGTCCTTTGGTGTAAATAGAAAAGAGATATTTTGTGTACTAGGACCTTCTGGATGTGGAAAATCTACAATTTTAAATCTTATATCAGGACTAATTAGTCCTGATATAGGACTTGTAAAAAATGAAGCTGAAAAAATAGGATATGTTTTTCAAGAGGATAGACTTATTCCATGGAAAACGGTATATGAAAATATACAAATAGTTGGAGATAACAAAGCTAAAATAATTAACTTAATTGATGATATGGATTTAAAAGGATTTGAAAATAAGTATCCTAGAGAATTAAGTGGAGGAATGAGACAAAGATGTTCCATAGCAAGAGCATTTAACTATAATTCAGAACTATTGCTTATGGATGAGCCTTTTAAATCTTTAGACTATAACTTAAGAATTAGTATGATAAATCACTTAATAAATATATGGGTAAAGAGTAAAAACTCTATAGTGTTTGTAACGCATGAGATAGATGAAGCCTTACTTCTAGGAAATAGAATAATGGTGTTGTCTAATAGACCAACGTCTGTAAAAAAGATTTTTAATATAGGCACTAATCAAACAGAGAGAAAGCTAAATGATAAAAATCTTAATAGAATTCGTAATGAAATAATAGAAATATTTATTACACAAAAAGAGGAGGAATATAAAAAATGAAAAAGATTGCTGGCTTACTACTAATTCTAGTACTATCAATAGGGATACTAGGAGGATGTACAAATACTAAGAATACTGAAAAAACTGGACAAGCAATAGATAAGTCTAAAATAAAGAGTAATGGTAATGAAAAGATTAATATTAAGGTAGTATCACCAGAGGGAGCGCCCACATTAAGTATGATAAAAATGTTTAAAGAAAAACCTGTGATAGGTGAAAATGTTGAAATTGACTATGAAAATATAAAATCACCAGATGTATTGTCCTCTAAATTGATGGCAAATGAAGCAGATATAGCAATAGTACCAACTAATTTAGCAGCTACTATTTATAACAAAGGGCTTCCATATAGACTTGTGGCATCTAATGTTTGGGGATCATTGTACTTATCAAGTGTTGAGGATATAAAAACTTTTGATGACTTGAAAGGAAAAGAAATTTATACTATGGGACGCGGACTAACACCGGATATAGTATTTAGGTATTTATTGGAGCAAAATGGAATAGATCCTGAAAAAGATGTAAGTTTAAAATATCTTACTGGAGGAACAGAACTAGCATCTAGTCTTATAGCAGGTGAAAGCAAAACATCTCTAATTCCAGAACCTGTGCTTTCAAAAGTTCTTATGAAGAAAAAGGATATAAAAGTAGTATTAGATATTCAAGAAGAGTGGTCTAAGGCTACTAAAATGGAAAATGGTTATCCACAAGCATCTTTAATAATAAAATCAGATATTATAGAAAATCATCCAGAAGTTGTAGAGGCTTTTCTTAAAGAGTTTAAAAGCAGTATAAACTGGGCTAATGAAAATCCAACACAAGCGGGAAATTACAGTGAAGAGTTAGAAACTGAACTTAATGCAAAGGTAGTTGAAAGTGGAATAGAAAGAACAAATATAAAATATGTAGATGCTCTTAATGCTAAAGAATCTATAAAAGCTTACTTCAATATATTAATGGATTACTCACCTGACTTATTAGGAGGAAAACTACCAGATGAGGAATTTTACTATACAAAATAAAAAGCATAGGGAAATAGCAATTACCACTATCTCTGTTATGTTACTATTAATTTTATGGAAAGTCATATCTATTTGGGTGGGGAAGGAAATAATTATTCCTTCTCCAGAAAGCACATTTAAAGAGATGATAGTAATTATTAAAAGTGATAAGTTTTTACCTTCAATAATAAATACATTAACTAGAACTGTAATAGGATTTTCATTCGCATTTATTTTATCTATAGTCCTTGGTATGATAGCTGGCTTTTTTAAACCTATATATTACTTATTAAGACCTGTAATATTATTAAACAAAGCTATACCAACTATGTCTATTATACTTATTGCACTTATATGGCTGAAGTCAGAAATAGCACCTATTTTAGTTGGATTTTTAGTTATATTTCCAATACTATATAGCAATGTTGTTCATGGAATAAGAAATATAGATAAAAAACTATTAGAAATGGCTAGACTATATAAAATAAGAAAGTTAAAAATAGTAAAAGATATATATCTTCCATCAATTAAATCTCATTTAATTACTGGATCTTCATTAGCTATGGGACTTAATTTAAAGGTAATAATAGCAGCAGAAGTTCTAAGCCAACCTAAAGTTTCAATAGGTACAAGTTTTTATATTGAAAAAGCAAATTTAAATACATCAGGGGTATTTGCATGGTCAATAATAGCTGTTGTAATAGCAGCTATTCTGGATGGTATTATTAGGGTGATAAAAAACAGCACAATAAAATAAATTAAGATGACAAGAGATATTAAAGTTATAGATAAATAAAATATTTTAACCATGACTTCTCATTATTTTAGTATAAACTGCAAGCTTAAGGGCAGATTAATAGAATATTTAGAATATGTATCCACGGATACGTAATGTTTAAGAAGATCATGATATATTTAAGAAAATAACAGTTAAAGAGGAAAAATAAAGATATTAATAATAATATTTAAGGAGGAATTAATATGGAATTAATAAAAAATATTGTAAGGGGAAAAGCAATAGATTTTGATAGTTTAGTAAGTGTTAATGAGGGGCAAATAGAAACTAAAACTCTAGCTCAGAAAAAAGGAGTAGGGCTTACTGCACTAGCATTTGGAAAAGGTGAGGGCGTAGGACCACATACAGCTAATGGAGATGCACTTATATATATTCATGAAGGAGTTGCAACTGTAACTATAGGGGATGAAGTGCAGGAAGCTACTAAGGGGCAAGTAGTTTTAATGCCTACAGGAATTCCGCATCAAGTTACAGCTAAGGAAGATATGAAAATGCTTTTAGTAGTAGTTAGAGAGGATAATTAAGATGAAAGTTATTAAAAATATAAGCCCTATCAACCCAATGAAAATTAATGATATAATTAGTAATAGTAGTGGATCTATTGCAAGTAAAGCAATATGTAATACTGAAAGTACAGATATTAGGTTTTTTTCTTACGCAAAAGATGAAAGCATAAGTAAAGAATTTCAAGAGGAAGATTCTATTATTTATATAATAGAAGGAGAGTTAAAAGTTTTATATGATGAAGAAAACGAGAAAAAAGAAGTTACCCTAAAAGAAGGAGAATTGATAGCTCTACCAAGTAACTTAAATTATGGAATATATGCAACGAAAGATTCAAAGTCATTTAATATACTAGTTAAATAATGAGGTGTATGGTTGTATGTTTAAATATGCTCACAAGTTAAAGCCTGTATTATTATTTAAAGATATGGAAAGTGATGAAATAGCTAAAGTATTGAATTGCTTATCATATTATCAACGTGAATATGATAAAAATGAGTTTATAATTTTACAGGGAGATGAACTAAAGGAAATAGGAATAATTATTGAAGGTGAAGTAATAGTAACTAAAGATAGGCCAGATGGTGATTATGCTATTGTAGATGTTCTAAAAAAGTACGATACCTTTGGAGAAGATATAATTTATTCTGGGTTAAAGAGTTCGCTATATACACTTAGAGCTAAAAAACATACTACTATTATATATATAGATGGTAAGAAGATTTCAAGTGATGAGAGCACCAGTTGTAAATATAGAAGTAAAGTAAATCTTAATATGTTGAGAAGATTAGCTGAATATAGCATATTTATAAATACTAAGATGAAGTATATGGGAATTAAATCTCTTAAAAAGCGAGTAGCTACATTCTTACTTGATGAATTCGAAAGATATAAGTCAAATACGTTTAGTATAGATATGAATAGAGAGGAAATGGCGGATTTTCTTAATGGTACTAGGCCAGCAGTTTCTAAAAATATTAATGCAGTATAAAAAAGATGGTATGATTGAATACAACAAAAATACTTTTACTATAAAAAATATAAGTAGATTGTTAGATGAACTAAGTTAAAAAATAAATCCTAATATATTATATATTAGGATTTTATTTTTTAGTAATAAGACTTATTTTTAGTTTAAAGTTTTTAGGGGTAGTTCCTGTGTACTTCTTAAAAACGGATGTAAAGTAAGCCTGATTACTAAAGCCTAAAAGGATTGCTATATCTAAAATAGATTTTTGAGAATGACAAAGAAAGAACTTACTTTTTTCTATGCGAGTATGATTCAAATAGTCTGAGAAACGCATTTTCATTTCCTCTTTGAACAAATTACAGAAATAGTATTTATTTAAATGAACATGATCAGATATCTCATCTAAACTTAATGGTTGTCCTAAATTATCATGTATGTAATTTAGGGCTTTTCTTATATAAGGATTATTAGTTTTAAATTTAGTTAATCCAGTTATAGTTTGAACACTAAATCCGACAATTGCGTAGCCACATAAATCAATAACTCCACCAATATCAGTAGCTTTCTCAATATACTTTATTGAATCTTGATGCATAGCTTTAGCACTATATGGTGACACGCCTTTCTTTATTACATTATGACAAATCACGGATAATAAAGAAATCATATGATTTTTTACAGATCTTAAGTCATGACTTTCATACGAATCACAGAAACGATTTTTATTAAAAAATTTATTAAATATATTTAAGCTCGTATTAGAATCACCACTCAAAATACTATTTAATAAACTAGTTTCAAAGTCATGATCATGGTAGTACTTATCTCTATTATGTTTAGGAAAATGAATTTTATCAAGCATATTATACACCTCAAAATGAAAATGATAATAATTATCATTATATCATAAAAAAACTGTAAAGTGTAATTTAAATTATAAAATATATGCAGTCACAATATATTATAAAAGAAAGTAAGGATTTTATAAAAACATAGATATTAGAAATGATATATTTTATACATAAACAATATTGAGAATCATTATCATGGAAGGGAGATTTACTAATGAAGAAAATAGCAGTATACGGAAAGGGCGGTATAGGAAAATCAACTACAGTTTCTAATTTATCAGCAGCACTTTCTACTTTAGGATATAAGGTTATGCAAGTAGGCTGTGATCCTAAAGCTGACTCCACTAAGAACCTTATGAAGGGTAAGTTCATACCTACAGTTTTAGATGTTCTAAAAGAAAAAGAAGATAATGTAGAGATAGAAGATATAGTATTTAAGGGTTATAACGATATTTTATGCGTAGAAGCGGGAGGACCTACTCCTGGAGTTGGGTGCGCAGGTAGAGGAATAATAACAGCTTTTGAGAAGTTGGAAGAGCTAGAAGTCTTTGAAGAATATCAACCAGATATAGTTATATATGATGTTTTAGGAGATGTAGTATGTGGTGGATTTGCTATGCCAATTAGAAATAACTATGCTGAAGAAGTATATGTAGTTACATCGGGTGAAATGATGTCTATGTATGCAGCTACTAATATATCAAGCGCGGTAAATCAGTTTAAAAAGAGAGGATATGCAAGATTAAAGGGACTTATTTTAAATGCTAAGAATGTAGAAAATGAGGTTGAGTTAGTTGAAAAGTTATGTAAGGAAATAGACACAAGAATATTTCACTATATACCTAGAAATAAACTTGTGCAAGAAGCGGAAAATGAAGGAAATACAGTAGTAGAGGCTTTTGCTGATTCGGAAATGTCAAATATTTATATAGAATTAGCTA
This window harbors:
- a CDS encoding Crp/Fnr family transcriptional regulator, whose translation is MFKYAHKLKPVLLFKDMESDEIAKVLNCLSYYQREYDKNEFIILQGDELKEIGIIIEGEVIVTKDRPDGDYAIVDVLKKYDTFGEDIIYSGLKSSLYTLRAKKHTTIIYIDGKKISSDESTSCKYRSKVNLNMLRRLAEYSIFINTKMKYMGIKSLKKRVATFLLDEFERYKSNTFSIDMNREEMADFLNGTRPAVSKNINAV
- a CDS encoding AraC family transcriptional regulator, with translation MLDKIHFPKHNRDKYYHDHDFETSLLNSILSGDSNTSLNIFNKFFNKNRFCDSYESHDLRSVKNHMISLLSVICHNVIKKGVSPYSAKAMHQDSIKYIEKATDIGGVIDLCGYAIVGFSVQTITGLTKFKTNNPYIRKALNYIHDNLGQPLSLDEISDHVHLNKYYFCNLFKEEMKMRFSDYLNHTRIEKSKFFLCHSQKSILDIAILLGFSNQAYFTSVFKKYTGTTPKNFKLKISLITKK
- a CDS encoding cupin domain-containing protein — encoded protein: MKVIKNISPINPMKINDIISNSSGSIASKAICNTESTDIRFFSYAKDESISKEFQEEDSIIYIIEGELKVLYDEENEKKEVTLKEGELIALPSNLNYGIYATKDSKSFNILVK
- a CDS encoding ABC transporter permease; this encodes MRNFTIQNKKHREIAITTISVMLLLILWKVISIWVGKEIIIPSPESTFKEMIVIIKSDKFLPSIINTLTRTVIGFSFAFILSIVLGMIAGFFKPIYYLLRPVILLNKAIPTMSIILIALIWLKSEIAPILVGFLVIFPILYSNVVHGIRNIDKKLLEMARLYKIRKLKIVKDIYLPSIKSHLITGSSLAMGLNLKVIIAAEVLSQPKVSIGTSFYIEKANLNTSGVFAWSIIAVVIAAILDGIIRVIKNSTIK
- a CDS encoding ABC transporter substrate-binding protein: MKKIAGLLLILVLSIGILGGCTNTKNTEKTGQAIDKSKIKSNGNEKINIKVVSPEGAPTLSMIKMFKEKPVIGENVEIDYENIKSPDVLSSKLMANEADIAIVPTNLAATIYNKGLPYRLVASNVWGSLYLSSVEDIKTFDDLKGKEIYTMGRGLTPDIVFRYLLEQNGIDPEKDVSLKYLTGGTELASSLIAGESKTSLIPEPVLSKVLMKKKDIKVVLDIQEEWSKATKMENGYPQASLIIKSDIIENHPEVVEAFLKEFKSSINWANENPTQAGNYSEELETELNAKVVESGIERTNIKYVDALNAKESIKAYFNILMDYSPDLLGGKLPDEEFYYTK
- a CDS encoding AAA family ATPase, encoding MKKIAVYGKGGIGKSTTVSNLSAALSTLGYKVMQVGCDPKADSTKNLMKGKFIPTVLDVLKEKEDNVEIEDIVFKGYNDILCVEAGGPTPGVGCAGRGIITAFEKLEELEVFEEYQPDIVIYDVLGDVVCGGFAMPIRNNYAEEVYVVTSGEMMSMYAATNISSAVNQFKKRGYARLKGLILNAKNVENEVELVEKLCKEIDTRIFHYIPRNKLVQEAENEGNTVVEAFADSEMSNIYIELAKK
- a CDS encoding cupin domain-containing protein, translated to MELIKNIVRGKAIDFDSLVSVNEGQIETKTLAQKKGVGLTALAFGKGEGVGPHTANGDALIYIHEGVATVTIGDEVQEATKGQVVLMPTGIPHQVTAKEDMKMLLVVVREDN
- a CDS encoding ABC transporter ATP-binding protein, which encodes MVLVMDRVYKDYGDIKVLKDMSFGVNRKEIFCVLGPSGCGKSTILNLISGLISPDIGLVKNEAEKIGYVFQEDRLIPWKTVYENIQIVGDNKAKIINLIDDMDLKGFENKYPRELSGGMRQRCSIARAFNYNSELLLMDEPFKSLDYNLRISMINHLINIWVKSKNSIVFVTHEIDEALLLGNRIMVLSNRPTSVKKIFNIGTNQTERKLNDKNLNRIRNEIIEIFITQKEEEYKK
- a CDS encoding acyl-CoA dehydratase activase; this encodes MKRGEDVYSLGIDIGYSSIKLTLINKNNEVKYKEYLLHKGNIKEAFRKSIHDLLLKYDREDIGFGAVTGSGSEILTKSKEIDAVNEITSIIEGSLNIDKNIGSIIEIGGQSAKYITDFSENDKSQIKFSINSNCAAGTGAFLEEQIYRLNLKLEDYSKLTDRAKTIPRIAGRCSVFAKTDIIHHQQEGVSVEDILLGLSYSVIKNYKGTIIKKLPIKKPILFIGGVASNTSIIRALEDVLVLDEDELIVPEYFSNIASLGASIIAKKENKKISMEQIIESIEKLDKVQIQEHINTLPKLKLFGDGDSVNKHICKSLDNSENKLDCFLGVDIGSTSTNLVLIDSNNEVLSYKYLRTLGDPVEAVNKGLKELESEFKNKIKVAGVGTTGSGRYMVGKLIGADIIKDEITAQGKAATTIDKNVDTIFEIGGQDSKYISCKDGVITDFEMNKICAAGTGSFIEEQAKKLNVPLNELSQLSLKSNSAINLGERCTVFIETNVATSLAKGAEIEDIVSGLCYSIVKNYLNRVVGQKKIGEKIFLQGGIAYNQGIVNAFRQTIGKEVIVPPFFSVTGALGVAILAKEQMMDRKTSFRGFKIDKNYDWIKENTNKELKKNESNIYEETELLYLKNYDGIIDDKKQTVGIPRVLFLHKLFPMFNIYFKTLGFNVILSDQTNEKTVALSQENSLDETCYPVKLINGHVAELISKNVDYIFLPSLYTMKHDVSTTRQDYGCAYMQQAPKIVQQTMRLEERGIKLLSPVLSFNFGKRYMMKTLLDLGKSLDKKTIQTARAIQKGMVALKTFEKSVEKIGDRIIENLEPDEKVFVIITRAYGVIDPVLNMGIAEKIMKMGYKVITLSNLPAHDHDTSKEHPNMYWPFGQHILSGAQIVNKHPNLYAIYLTNHGCGPDTILAHYFKEEMKEKPYLAIEVDEHSSSVGVITRVEAFINSIGTEKASSEKAKSLKVYSDMVAHKEVNMHNNLNNIKEEDLAFIPYMYPYSDIFKEILVKEGIDTKILPMTDEKSIEIGREFTITKEYLSLTSMLGDVFKKIRELNSSENINFIIPTSEGTEASRQYSRLVRTKLDEEGFENINVISPFIEDLILESEENLEKIFLGFIAGDIVRLSDVSNREIVLKKILSLINNNKFSIENLKDISKEIYLDLKSVEMKKKILVIGEPMILFNDFLSNYTLKDIEDQKNRVVYAPMSEYMWFVWKDFLSNTKDKKVKSLQKTIEQRLNKLKLYMSNISDMLLEETSFEKDLEELVCIADENLKKYSGGNGRYRQAKTLGNLKNIDGILTLASMYENTNTILNIIEKETNQDKSKPILNLTFDGNKNKSDEMKVESFMYYI